Proteins found in one Microtus pennsylvanicus isolate mMicPen1 chromosome 14, mMicPen1.hap1, whole genome shotgun sequence genomic segment:
- the Gpr22 gene encoding G-protein coupled receptor 22, with amino-acid sequence MSKLSMTSCINLWKTTMVSQKAHKAAANRGNTNCSKRMCFSPVLGINMKSESNITVRDDIEDIDTNMYQPLSYPLSFQVSLTGFLMLEIVLGLGSNLTVLVLYCMKSNLINSVSNIITMNLHVLDVIICVGCIPLTIVILLLSLESNTALICCFHEACVSFASVSTAINVFAITLDRYDISVKPANRILTMGRAVMLMTSIWIFSFFSFLIPFIEVNFFSLQSGNAWENKTLLCVSTSEYYTELGMYYHLLVQIPIFFFTVVVMLITYTKILQALNIRIGTRFSTGQKKKVRKKKTISLSTHETTDMSQSSGGRNVVFGVRTSVSVIIALRRAVKRHRERRERQKRVFKMSLLIISTFLLCWTPISVLNTTILCLGPSDLLVKLRLCFLVMAYGTTIFHPLLYAFTRQKFQKVLKSKMKKRVVSIVEADPMPNNAVIHNSWIDPKRNKKVTYEDSEIREKCLVPQVVTD; translated from the coding sequence gggAAACACCAACTGTTCCAAAAGAATGTGTTTTTCTCCTGTTCTGGGAATCAACATGAAGTCTGAATCAAACATTACAGTGCGAGATGACATTGAGGACATCGACACCAATATGTACCAACCACTATCATACCCATTAAGCTTTCAAGTGTCTCTCACTGGATTTCTCATGTTAGAAATTGTGCTGGGACTTGGCAGCAACCTTACTGTATTGGTACTTTACTGCATGAAATCCAACTTAATCAACTCAGTCAGTAACATTATTACAATGAATCTCCATGTACTTGATGTAATAATCTGTGTGGGATGTATTCCTCTAACTATAGTGATCCTTCTGCTCTCACTGGAGAGTAACACTGCTCTCATCTGCTGTTTCCATGAAGCCTGTGTTTCCTTTGCAAGTGTTTCGACAGCAATCAACGTTTTTGCTATCACTCTGGACAGATACGACATCTCTGTAAAACCTGCAAACAGAATTCTGACAATGGGCAGAGCTGTAATGCTAATGACATCCatttggattttttctttcttctcattcctGATTCCCTTCATTGAAGTAAATTTTTTCAGTCTTCAAAGTGGAAACGCATGGGAAAACAAGACCCTGCTGTGTGTCAGCACAAGTGAGTACTACACTGAGCTGGGGATGTATTACCACCTTCTGGTTCAGATCCCCATCTTCTTCTTCACGGTTGTAGTAATGCTCATCACATACACCAAGATACTTCAGGCTCTTAACATCCGGATAGGCACCAGATTCTCAACAGGGCAGAAGAAGAAAGTTCGGAAGAAAAAGACAATCTCTCTAAGCACACACGAGACCACAGACATGTCACAGAGCAGTGGTGGGAGAAACGTGGTTTTTGGTGTGAGAACTTCAGTCTCTGTCATAATCGCCCTCCGGCGCGCTGTGAAGCGCCACCGGGAACGACGAGAACGGCAGAAAAGAGTCTTCAAGATGTCTTTATTGATTATTTCTACATTTCTTCTCTGTTGGACaccaatttctgttttaaataccACAATTTTATGTTTAGGCCCAAGTGACCTTTTAGTAAAATTAAGATTGTGTTTTCTAGTCATGGCTTATGGAACCACTATATTCCACCCTCTCTTGTATGCATTCACCAGACAAAAATTTCAAAAggtcttaaaaagcaaaatgaaaaaacgAGTTGTTTCCATAGTTGAAGCTGATCCCATGCCTAACAATGCTGTAATACACAACTCATGGATAGAtcctaagagaaataaaaaggttACCTATGAGGACAGTGAAATAAGGGAGAAATGTTTAGTACCTCAGGTTGTCACAGACTAG